The region GGGTCGGCCTGGGTAAGACCCACTTGCTCCAAGCCATCGGCAACTACCGGCTCCAACAGGGCGATCAGGTCATCTACACGACTCTCGAGCACTTTCTCAACAAGTTCCTCTCCCACCTCCAATCCCAGACGATGGAGAAATTCCGGGAACACTACCGCAACTGCGACCTGCTCCTGATCGACGACATCCAATTCCTCAGCCGCAAAGAGAAGACCCAGGACGAGCTCTTCCATACCTTCAACGAACTGCACAACGCCGGCAAACAGATCGTCATGACCTCCGACCGCCCCCCGAAAAAGATCGCTTTTCTCGAAGAGCGGCTGCGCACCCGCTTCGAATGGGGGCTCCAGGCGGACATCCAGCCCCCCGAGCTGGAGACCAAGATCGCCATCATCCAAAAGAAGTGCGAACTCGACGGAATCCGCCTGGATCAGGAGATCATCCATTACATCGCCACCCATATGGGAGACAATATCCGGGAGATCGAAGGGACCCTCATCCGCCTCAACGCTATGAGCGCCATGCTCAACCAGCCCATCACCCTGGAGTTCGCCCGCAACGCCATCAAAGACCAGCTCAAAGAGAAGCAGGAGAACATCAGCATCGACGATATCGTCAAGATCGTCTCCAAAGAGCTCAATGTCAAACCTTCCGATATCCGCTCCAAAAAACGGAACAAAAACGTCGTCAATGCACGACGCATCGTTATCTACCTCGCCCGGAACCTCACCCCCAACTCCATGCCGCAGATCGCCCTCTATTTCGGGATGAAAGACCACTCCGCCGTCAGCCACGCATTACGCAAGATCAACGAGATCGCCGAGAGTGATGAAAACTTCAAAGTCCTCCTCGACGAGCTCTCCCATAAGGTCGGAACCGTCACAAAGAAAATTGAATAAAAAAAAGATATAATTTTTCACGTGAAGAGATCGGAATAAGTCCCGAAAAAAAGAGGGAAGCGGAGATCCCGAAAAATGGGTTCCTGCTAAGGTTATTCACCTTTTCATCCCTTTAGACTGCTACTACGACTCTATTCAAATATAAAAGGGGAGCGCATGAAAATCAGGGCTCAAAAACAGGTCATCGAATCGATCCTCATCAATCTCCAACCCTTTCTGGAGAAGAAAGACGCCAGCCAGATCACTTCCCATGTCTATTTTGAAACCGGGCCGGACCGGTGTATCGTCCGGGGAACCGACAATGAGATCGGACTGCAGATCGTCACCCGGGAATTCGAAGTCGACCATCCCGGTTCCTTTACCGCCAACGGGAAAAAGCTTCTCGATATCATCCGCATTCTCCGTGACGATGAGATCATTCTCGAACTTCTCGACAATGCGCTGATGATCAAACAGCAGCATTCCAAATTCAAACTCCCCATTTTCGATGCCGAAGCTTTCCCCTCCTTTCCCGAGATCGACGGCAAACCCAAAATCTCTCTCGATTCGATGAATCTCATCCGAAATCTCAAAAAAATCACCCCCGCTATCGATACCAACAACCCCAAATATGAGCTCAACGGGGCCCTGATCAATATCAAAAACGACAAAACCGACCTGGTGGGGACCGATACCCGTCGGCTGGCCGTTGCCACCATCCCCAACAACTCGGAAGAGGAGTTGGCTCTGATCCTCCCCAAAAAAGCGATTTTGGAGATCCAGAAACTCTTCCTCGACCAGATTGAAATCCATTACGACGAAACGACCCTGATCATCACCAACGACGACTATTTCTTTTTCACCCGACTCATCAACGGTAAGTTCCCCGACTATGAGCGGATCATTCCCCGGAGCCTCAAATATCAGATCGAACTTCCCAAAAAAGAGATGCTCGAAGCGATCCGTCTGGTGACCACCATCGCCAACGATATCAAGATCACTTTCCTCAGTGACGCCATTCTCTTCAATGCCCTCTCCGACGACAACGTCGAAGCCAAAACCGAGATCGAACTCAATACCGGAATCCCCGATCGCTTCGAAATCTCTCTCAACAGCCGATATCTTCTCGATTTTCTCGCCCAGGTGGATCATGACCGATTCACCATCGGAATGAACGATTCGACCCTCCCCTTCATGGTCCGGGATGAGAATTTCATTACGATCATCATGCCTATTATTGCCTAAGCGAAGGAAAAGATTTATGCCCCAACAAGAGACGAAATATATTTTCATTACCGGAGGTGTGCTCAGCTCCCTGGGTAAAGGGATTACCGCGGCCAGTATCGGAACCCTCCTCAAAGCTTCTGGGCTCCGTGTCGGTGTGCTCAAACTCGACCCCTACATCAACGTCGACCCCGGGACCATGTCCCCTCTGGAGCACGGAGAAGTCTTCGTCACGAAAGACGGTGCCGAGACCGACCTGGACCTGGGACACTACGAGCGCTTCCTCGATACCTCCCTGACCCGGGCCAACAACTTCACCACCGGGCAGATTTACAAGTCGGTCATCGAAAAAGAGCGCAAAGGGGAGTATCTGGGCAAGACGATCCAGGTGGTTCCCCACATCGTCGACGAGATCAAAGACGGTATCCGCCGCGCCGGTGAAGGGAAAGACATCCTCATCGTGGAGCTGGGCGGTACCACCGGAGATATCGAAGGGCTCCCTTTCCTCGAGACTTTCCGCCAGATGAAGCATGAATTGGGCCGCAGCAATGTGATGAATATTCATGTGACCCTCCTGCCCTATATCAAAGCGGCGGGTGAGCTCAAGACCAAACCGACCCAACACTCCGTCCAGGAGCTGCGGCGGATCGGGATTGCCCCCCATATGCTGATTTTGCGTGCCGAACAGCCTGTCCCCACGGACCTGAAGAAAAAGATCGCCTACAGCTGCGATGTCGATCTCGACAGTGTTATCGAAGCGATTGATGCCCCGACTATCTATCAGGTTCCCATCAATTTC is a window of Nitratifractor salsuginis DSM 16511 DNA encoding:
- the dnaA gene encoding chromosomal replication initiator protein DnaA, coding for MNLGEKIIQKLRKEIPPEEYERYLRHLHYDDEASRVDRVVFRAPNIFAARWIRSNYLNTLAHLFEIESGIRPEIEIQVGGTSRAPKATPRKSPENKSTATALLNPSFTFESFIVGSSNQFAYTTALSVAEKPGKLYNPLFIYGGVGLGKTHLLQAIGNYRLQQGDQVIYTTLEHFLNKFLSHLQSQTMEKFREHYRNCDLLLIDDIQFLSRKEKTQDELFHTFNELHNAGKQIVMTSDRPPKKIAFLEERLRTRFEWGLQADIQPPELETKIAIIQKKCELDGIRLDQEIIHYIATHMGDNIREIEGTLIRLNAMSAMLNQPITLEFARNAIKDQLKEKQENISIDDIVKIVSKELNVKPSDIRSKKRNKNVVNARRIVIYLARNLTPNSMPQIALYFGMKDHSAVSHALRKINEIAESDENFKVLLDELSHKVGTVTKKIE
- the dnaN gene encoding DNA polymerase III subunit beta is translated as MKIRAQKQVIESILINLQPFLEKKDASQITSHVYFETGPDRCIVRGTDNEIGLQIVTREFEVDHPGSFTANGKKLLDIIRILRDDEIILELLDNALMIKQQHSKFKLPIFDAEAFPSFPEIDGKPKISLDSMNLIRNLKKITPAIDTNNPKYELNGALINIKNDKTDLVGTDTRRLAVATIPNNSEEELALILPKKAILEIQKLFLDQIEIHYDETTLIITNDDYFFFTRLINGKFPDYERIIPRSLKYQIELPKKEMLEAIRLVTTIANDIKITFLSDAILFNALSDDNVEAKTEIELNTGIPDRFEISLNSRYLLDFLAQVDHDRFTIGMNDSTLPFMVRDENFITIIMPIIA